One Deinococcus sp. LM3 DNA segment encodes these proteins:
- a CDS encoding cobalt-precorrin-7 (C(5))-methyltransferase, with the protein MIICIGAGPGHLDFLTRGGADLIAGADVVAGFDAVVDVVRPLLTTQTVVTMGYRDQVEKLAGVAALHHAGKRCVVVFMGDVHFSGFQFLERVETACGHPVQTLPGISSAQVLASRARVCFDETTFLTFHRRGDMAPFKAHLRDVLAAGRNAIVIPRPWDFMPGDVAAFLLGRGVSGAHRAEVWENLTRAEATWTGTLGELEGRAFSDMSILLIRALRPMPTGLEGEV; encoded by the coding sequence GTGATCATCTGCATCGGGGCCGGACCCGGCCACCTGGATTTCCTGACGCGCGGCGGCGCGGACCTGATCGCCGGCGCGGACGTCGTCGCGGGTTTCGACGCGGTCGTGGACGTGGTGCGTCCGCTGCTGACCACCCAGACCGTGGTCACCATGGGGTACCGCGATCAGGTCGAGAAACTGGCCGGCGTGGCGGCGCTGCACCACGCCGGGAAGCGCTGCGTGGTCGTGTTCATGGGCGACGTGCACTTCAGTGGCTTTCAGTTCCTGGAGCGGGTCGAGACGGCCTGCGGTCACCCGGTCCAGACCCTGCCGGGCATCAGTTCCGCGCAGGTGCTCGCCAGCCGCGCGCGCGTGTGCTTCGACGAGACGACGTTCCTGACCTTCCACCGCCGGGGCGACATGGCCCCCTTCAAGGCGCACCTGCGCGACGTGCTGGCCGCCGGGCGTAACGCCATCGTGATTCCCCGCCCATGGGATTTTATGCCGGGCGACGTGGCGGCGTTCCTGCTGGGACGCGGCGTGAGCGGCGCGCACCGCGCGGAAGTCTGGGAGAACCTGACCCGCGCCGAGGCCACCTGGACCGGCACGCTGGGCGAACTGGAGGGCCGGGCCTTCAGCGACATGAGCATCCTGCTGATCCGCGCGCTGCGGCCCATGCCGACCGGCCTGGAGGGCGAGGTATGA
- the cobO gene encoding cob(I)yrinic acid a,c-diamide adenosyltransferase — MEELAAARDAHRKAEGVSRGRRGLLIVNTGNGKGKTTAALGLMLRAHGRGLRVRMFQFLKHESAKFGEHRTLDVLGLPYEGLGDGFTWRSRDLENSAAMAAHGWSLARAAIESGEHDLIVLDEFTYALKYGWVPWPEVEVVLRARDPLLHVVVTGRDALPELIALADTVSEIRPVKHAYEAGIGAQTGIEY; from the coding sequence ATGGAGGAACTCGCGGCCGCCCGTGACGCCCACCGCAAGGCCGAGGGCGTCAGCCGGGGCCGCCGGGGGCTGCTGATCGTGAACACCGGGAACGGTAAGGGCAAGACCACCGCCGCGCTGGGCCTGATGCTGCGCGCCCACGGCCGGGGCCTGCGCGTACGGATGTTCCAGTTCCTGAAACACGAGAGCGCCAAATTCGGCGAGCACCGCACCCTGGACGTGCTGGGCCTGCCGTACGAGGGGCTGGGGGACGGATTCACGTGGCGCTCCAGGGACCTGGAGAACAGCGCCGCGATGGCCGCGCACGGCTGGTCGCTGGCCCGCGCCGCCATCGAGAGCGGCGAGCACGACCTGATCGTGCTGGACGAGTTCACGTACGCCCTGAAGTACGGCTGGGTGCCCTGGCCGGAGGTCGAGGTGGTCCTGCGGGCGCGTGACCCGCTGCTGCACGTGGTCGTCACCGGGCGGGACGCCCTGCCGGAACTGATCGCCCTGGCCGACACGGTCAGCGAGATCCGGCCCGTCAAGCACGCCTACGAGGCGGGCATCGGCGCGCAGACCGGCATCGAGTACTGA
- the cobI gene encoding precorrin-2 C(20)-methyltransferase translates to MTTHITSPTAPGWFAGLGVGPGQPGLLPVASLDVLRGADVIYAPRSRVSQASVALEALRDLDFPAGRVQEVEFLMDGDDDRIGGHYAALAEQIAGQQRQGLNVAYLTIGDAMTYSTLGYLVGALRRAAPDLPRRVLPGVTSYAAAAALTGFALGEGRERVLILPCPDDLAQLRADIASHDVVVLMKVGRRLPVVLDLLSELDLLEHCALAHRLGLDGEVILPSLESLRSDTLPDGPDAARLGYLSVLLIRGARQRRFA, encoded by the coding sequence ATGACCACACACATCACTTCCCCCACCGCTCCCGGCTGGTTCGCCGGGCTGGGCGTCGGGCCGGGCCAGCCGGGCCTGCTGCCGGTCGCGTCGCTGGACGTGCTGCGCGGCGCGGACGTCATCTACGCGCCGCGCTCGCGGGTGTCGCAGGCGTCCGTGGCGCTGGAGGCCCTGCGCGACCTGGACTTCCCGGCCGGGCGCGTGCAGGAGGTCGAGTTCCTGATGGACGGCGACGACGACCGCATCGGCGGGCATTACGCCGCGCTGGCCGAGCAGATCGCCGGGCAGCAGCGTCAGGGGCTGAACGTCGCGTACCTGACCATCGGGGACGCCATGACGTACTCCACGCTGGGCTACCTGGTGGGTGCGCTGCGCCGCGCCGCGCCGGACCTGCCGCGCCGGGTGCTGCCGGGCGTCACCAGTTACGCCGCCGCCGCCGCCCTGACCGGCTTCGCGCTCGGCGAGGGCCGCGAGCGGGTGCTGATCCTGCCCTGCCCGGACGACCTGGCCCAGTTGCGGGCCGATATCGCCTCGCACGACGTGGTCGTCCTGATGAAGGTCGGGCGTCGCCTGCCGGTCGTGCTGGACCTGCTCTCGGAACTGGACCTGCTGGAACACTGCGCCCTGGCGCACCGCCTGGGCCTGGACGGCGAGGTGATCCTGCCGAGCCTGGAATCGCTGCGCAGCGACACCCTGC
- the cbiD gene encoding cobalt-precorrin-5B (C(1))-methyltransferase CbiD, translating into MSLSVTPPARLDLSVPAGNGLRRGFTTGSAATAALKAALLCLRGRTARVVDITLPGGELLAVEVRAARLTDAGAYAEVVKDGGDDPDATHGAVIWVRVTPQDSPVMSFHAGEGVGTVTAPGIRVPVGEAAINPGPRGMLRAAAHEVAGHEAFAVTVGCVDGEQIARRTFNPRLGIVGGISILGTTGVVEPMSLEAYMASVEVYVRVAVHARPAALVFTPGKLGRDFARDTLGVPPLAVVQMGNFVGAALDALQDALEEQARVDGPQVAAPPLLVAGHPGKLAKVLNGDWNTHSAHSGMAMNAVARVAARLGLPGALVGALHAANTVDACVDLLAGTVQDGPDQGGADLGRAVWAAVARDVAACLHGRAPLLPGVRVALFALDGRPLADESTPAAFPPDPLFSPHSDGGTP; encoded by the coding sequence GTGAGCCTGAGCGTGACGCCGCCCGCCAGACTGGACCTGAGCGTGCCCGCCGGCAACGGCCTGCGGCGCGGCTTTACGACCGGCAGCGCGGCCACGGCGGCCCTGAAGGCGGCGCTGCTGTGCCTGCGCGGCCGGACGGCGCGTGTGGTGGACATCACGCTGCCCGGCGGGGAACTGCTGGCCGTGGAGGTCCGGGCCGCGCGTCTCACCGACGCCGGGGCGTACGCGGAGGTCGTGAAGGACGGCGGGGACGACCCGGACGCCACGCACGGCGCGGTGATCTGGGTGCGCGTGACGCCGCAGGACTCGCCGGTCATGTCCTTTCACGCCGGGGAGGGCGTGGGGACCGTCACCGCGCCCGGCATTCGCGTGCCGGTGGGCGAGGCGGCCATCAATCCCGGTCCGCGCGGCATGCTGCGCGCGGCGGCGCACGAGGTCGCGGGGCACGAGGCCTTCGCGGTCACGGTGGGCTGCGTGGACGGCGAGCAGATCGCGCGCCGGACCTTCAATCCGCGCCTGGGGATCGTGGGCGGCATCAGCATCCTGGGAACGACCGGCGTGGTGGAACCCATGAGTCTGGAGGCGTACATGGCGTCGGTGGAGGTGTACGTGCGCGTGGCCGTGCACGCCCGCCCGGCGGCGCTGGTGTTCACGCCGGGCAAGCTGGGCCGTGACTTCGCGCGGGACACCCTGGGCGTGCCGCCGCTGGCGGTCGTGCAGATGGGCAACTTCGTGGGCGCCGCGCTGGACGCCCTGCAGGACGCCCTGGAGGAGCAGGCGCGCGTGGACGGCCCACAGGTGGCTGCGCCGCCGCTGCTGGTGGCCGGGCATCCGGGGAAGCTGGCCAAGGTGCTGAACGGCGACTGGAACACCCACAGCGCCCACAGCGGCATGGCCATGAACGCCGTCGCCCGCGTGGCGGCCCGTCTGGGCCTGCCGGGCGCGCTGGTCGGCGCCCTGCACGCGGCGAACACCGTGGACGCCTGCGTGGACCTGCTGGCCGGAACCGTTCAGGACGGGCCGGATCAGGGCGGAGCAGACCTGGGCCGCGCCGTCTGGGCCGCCGTGGCCCGCGACGTGGCCGCCTGCTTGCACGGGCGCGCGCCGCTGCTGCCGGGTGTGCGCGTGGCGCTGTTCGCGCTGGACGGCCGCCCGCTGGCCGACGAGTCCACACCTGCCGCCTTCCCTCCCGACCCTCTTTTCAGCCCGCATTCAGACGGAGGAACCCCATGA
- a CDS encoding precorrin-8X methylmutase, which yields MTYAVVLAAHGSRDPASSAQFEQLAALVRSLDPGRVITHGYLEFNSPTLDEAAREAVRAGAREVVLVPGVLLAATHAKNDLPAEVQALRLEFPDVTFHYGAAMDLHPALLDVCRERLVQAEQTGGEVRRERTLLLVVGRGTTDPDANGDVHKLARFLEEGLGYGASSVCFSGTAQPDLKTGLARAARLGFARVIVMPYLLFGGVLARRVEEAVAAARQRYPDVEFLSTRPLGAHPKVAQVFLERAREGVQGQGHMNCSLCKYRVQVVGYEHQVGEVQVGHHGAARGLDARQQEPAAPREIPAYVPHPIEAESFRIIEELRDWSAVPEADRYAAQRLVHTAGDPAVVDELFFSPGACEAGIRAVLRGLTVVTDVTMVSSGLKREVLKTLDVPVWCGVHDPETHLLSREAGITRSAAGVRRAFERFGNDCILAIGDAPTAIFEANRLIRERHWRPALVIGLPVGFVGTRESKAALRACLSVPRITNAGTRGGSPWASSVVNALMIQAQNRLAQNRLEQNRLAQNGLTQTSPPAAPVRDA from the coding sequence ATGACCTACGCCGTCGTCCTGGCCGCGCACGGCAGCCGCGACCCGGCCAGCAGCGCGCAGTTCGAGCAGCTCGCGGCGCTGGTGCGTTCCCTGGATCCGGGGCGGGTCATCACGCACGGGTACCTGGAATTCAACTCGCCCACGCTGGACGAGGCAGCCCGCGAGGCCGTGCGGGCCGGCGCGCGCGAGGTGGTGCTGGTGCCGGGCGTGCTGCTGGCCGCCACGCACGCCAAGAACGACCTGCCGGCCGAGGTGCAGGCCCTGCGCCTGGAATTCCCGGACGTGACCTTCCACTACGGCGCGGCGATGGACCTGCACCCGGCGCTGCTGGACGTGTGCCGCGAGCGGCTGGTGCAGGCCGAACAGACCGGCGGCGAGGTGCGCCGCGAACGCACGTTGCTGCTGGTCGTGGGGCGCGGCACGACCGACCCGGACGCGAACGGCGACGTGCATAAACTCGCCCGCTTCCTGGAAGAGGGCCTGGGGTACGGGGCGAGCAGCGTGTGCTTCAGCGGCACGGCGCAGCCGGACCTGAAGACCGGACTGGCCCGCGCCGCCCGCCTGGGCTTCGCGCGGGTGATCGTCATGCCGTACCTGCTGTTCGGGGGCGTGCTGGCCCGCCGGGTGGAGGAGGCGGTCGCGGCGGCCCGGCAGCGGTACCCGGACGTGGAGTTCCTGAGCACCCGGCCGCTGGGCGCGCACCCGAAGGTCGCGCAGGTGTTCCTGGAACGCGCCCGTGAGGGCGTGCAGGGGCAGGGCCACATGAACTGCTCGCTGTGCAAGTACCGCGTGCAGGTCGTGGGGTACGAGCATCAGGTGGGCGAGGTGCAGGTCGGGCATCACGGCGCGGCGCGCGGCCTGGACGCCCGCCAGCAGGAACCCGCCGCGCCCCGCGAGATTCCCGCGTACGTGCCGCACCCGATCGAGGCCGAGTCCTTCCGGATCATCGAGGAGCTGCGCGACTGGTCAGCGGTACCGGAGGCCGACCGCTACGCGGCGCAGCGGCTGGTGCACACGGCGGGCGACCCGGCGGTCGTGGACGAGTTGTTCTTCTCGCCCGGCGCGTGCGAGGCCGGGATCCGCGCGGTACTGCGCGGCCTGACGGTCGTGACCGACGTGACGATGGTCAGCAGCGGCCTCAAACGTGAGGTCCTGAAGACGCTGGACGTGCCGGTCTGGTGCGGTGTACACGACCCGGAAACGCACCTGCTGTCGCGTGAGGCGGGCATCACCCGTTCGGCGGCGGGTGTGCGGCGGGCCTTCGAGCGGTTCGGGAACGACTGCATCCTGGCGATCGGGGACGCGCCCACCGCGATCTTCGAGGCCAACCGCCTGATCCGCGAGCGGCACTGGCGGCCCGCGCTGGTGATCGGCCTGCCTGTGGGCTTCGTGGGTACCCGTGAGAGCAAGGCGGCCCTGCGCGCCTGCCTGAGCGTGCCGCGCATCACGAACGCCGGCACGCGCGGCGGGAGTCCCTGGGCCAGCAGCGTGGTGAACGCCCTGATGATCCAGGCGCAGAACCGATTGGCGCAGAACCGATTGGAGCAGAACCGACTGGCGCAGAACGGACTGACCCAGACCAGTCCGCCCGCCGCACCGGTGCGGGACGCGTGA